In Mycobacterium gallinarum, a single window of DNA contains:
- a CDS encoding glutamate--cysteine ligase, with translation MATHPTIGVEEEFLLADPATGEPVAVNKTVAGHAAERGVKLQLELTSCQVETATDVVGGTRELADQLSRLRRITAEAAEAGGARLLAVGLPPTVPHEFPITDTPRYRKIAERHGMIAHEQGICGAHVHVAVPNREAAVRVSNRLRPWLPLLLSLSTNSAIYRNTDTGYASWRSVLWARWPSAGPPPAFDSVDEYDAVVQMLIRVGAALDDGMVYWDVRPSANFPTVEVRVADVPATVAETVLLAALIRGAVMTALDDERQRQPVSPLAPHALRAAYWKSARDGLDGEALDLAGGHECAPARSLLENLVEHVRPALEAVGDYDLVSGELHRVAEEGNGAMRQRRAWQRGHDVADVIAEAAAATLEGT, from the coding sequence ATGGCCACTCATCCCACAATCGGCGTAGAAGAGGAATTTCTGCTCGCCGATCCCGCAACGGGCGAACCGGTCGCCGTCAACAAGACGGTCGCCGGTCACGCCGCCGAGCGCGGCGTGAAGCTACAGCTCGAGCTCACCAGCTGCCAGGTCGAAACCGCCACCGACGTTGTCGGCGGCACCCGCGAACTCGCCGACCAGCTGTCCAGGTTGCGCCGGATCACGGCCGAGGCCGCCGAAGCCGGCGGCGCCCGGCTGCTGGCCGTCGGACTACCGCCCACCGTGCCGCACGAATTCCCGATCACCGACACCCCGCGCTACCGAAAGATCGCCGAAAGGCACGGCATGATCGCGCACGAACAAGGCATCTGCGGTGCCCACGTGCATGTCGCCGTGCCGAACCGTGAGGCCGCAGTACGGGTCAGCAACCGGCTGCGGCCGTGGCTGCCGCTGCTGCTCTCGCTCAGCACGAATTCCGCGATCTACCGCAATACCGACACCGGCTACGCCAGCTGGCGCAGCGTGTTGTGGGCGCGGTGGCCGAGCGCGGGACCGCCGCCGGCATTCGATTCCGTCGACGAGTACGACGCCGTCGTGCAGATGCTCATTCGCGTGGGCGCCGCGCTGGACGACGGGATGGTCTATTGGGATGTCCGGCCGTCGGCGAACTTTCCGACTGTCGAGGTCCGTGTCGCCGACGTGCCGGCCACGGTCGCCGAGACCGTGCTGCTGGCGGCGTTGATCCGCGGAGCGGTGATGACGGCGCTGGACGACGAGCGGCAGCGCCAACCGGTATCGCCGCTGGCACCCCATGCCCTGCGGGCCGCCTACTGGAAATCGGCGCGCGACGGCCTCGACGGCGAAGCGCTCGACCTGGCCGGGGGTCACGAGTGTGCGCCTGCGCGATCGTTGTTGGAAAACCTGGTCGAGCACGTGCGGCCCGCGCTCGAGGCGGTCGGCGACTACGACCTCGTCAGCGGCGAACTGCACCGCGTCGCCGAGGAGGGCAACGGGGCGATGCGCCAACGGCGGGCGTGGCAGCGGGGTCACGACGTCGCCGATGTGATCGCCGAGGCCGCAGCGGCCACTCTCGAGGGGACCTAG
- a CDS encoding TIGR03621 family F420-dependent LLM class oxidoreductase, whose translation MGRDFRFGVGLQAARRQKSVQDWARRAEDMGYDIIHMADHLYTTAPFPMMTAMAMATERLRVGTFVLNAGFYRPALLARDVMSLRDLSGGRFDLGLGAGYVKEEFEQAELPYPTAGERVAWLRHVTEHMNEHAADVPILIAGNGDKLLTLAAQQANIIGLTGGHPIIGGVDPLADRIAFVREAAGDRFDELELNLSVIALPTDNSGIPDLSLVRRFLPDLSEEEMLATPAVFSGTPRDIADTIRHLRDAYGVTYITVQQQHGEEFAKVIAELR comes from the coding sequence ATGGGCAGAGATTTCCGGTTCGGTGTCGGGCTGCAGGCTGCACGTCGGCAGAAGTCGGTCCAGGACTGGGCGCGCCGCGCGGAGGACATGGGATACGACATCATCCACATGGCCGACCACCTCTACACGACCGCACCGTTCCCGATGATGACGGCGATGGCGATGGCCACCGAGAGGCTGCGGGTCGGCACCTTTGTGCTGAACGCCGGCTTCTACCGGCCCGCACTACTGGCGCGTGACGTCATGTCGCTGCGCGACCTCAGCGGCGGCCGTTTCGATCTCGGCCTCGGCGCGGGGTACGTCAAAGAGGAGTTCGAGCAAGCCGAGCTGCCCTACCCCACGGCGGGTGAACGCGTCGCGTGGCTGCGTCACGTCACCGAGCACATGAACGAGCACGCCGCCGATGTGCCGATCCTCATCGCGGGCAACGGCGACAAGCTGCTGACCCTCGCCGCGCAGCAGGCGAACATCATCGGGCTGACGGGCGGTCACCCGATCATCGGCGGCGTCGATCCGCTCGCCGACCGCATCGCCTTCGTCCGCGAGGCCGCCGGCGACCGGTTCGACGAGCTCGAACTGAACCTGTCGGTGATCGCGCTGCCCACCGACAACTCGGGGATTCCCGACCTGTCGCTGGTGAGGAGGTTCCTGCCGGACCTGTCCGAGGAAGAGATGCTGGCGACGCCCGCGGTGTTCTCGGGTACGCCGAGGGACATCGCCGACACCATTCGACACCTGCGCGACGCGTACGGGGTCACCTACATCACCGTGCAGCAGCAACACGGCGAGGAGTTCGCGAAGGTGATCGCGGAACTGCGCTAG
- a CDS encoding cytochrome C oxidase subunit IV family protein, which translates to MRGPSVFQLVRSRAGLSWLILVAATLVSWAVGADHGTGSMVAIVVLAIAAIKVRLVGLDFMELRHAPIPLRVLFEVYCLAVWAVLSGLYLWL; encoded by the coding sequence ATGCGGGGGCCTTCGGTGTTCCAGCTGGTGCGCAGCCGCGCGGGCCTCTCATGGCTGATCCTCGTCGCGGCGACGCTCGTCTCGTGGGCAGTCGGCGCCGATCACGGCACCGGCTCGATGGTGGCGATCGTCGTCCTGGCCATCGCGGCGATCAAGGTGCGCCTCGTCGGCCTGGACTTCATGGAACTGCGCCACGCGCCGATACCGTTGCGCGTGTTGTTCGAGGTCTACTGCCTCGCCGTGTGGGCGGTGCTGTCGGGCCTCTACCTCTGGCTGTGA
- a CDS encoding cytochrome c oxidase subunit 3, whose product MTAAATGPGDPSARRIPAESGTWVFLFGDMLVFGVFFVTFMVERAKAPELFDVARTSLHIGVGVTNTLVLLTSSLCIVVALGAIRAGAKSIAAKAVSAAIAFGLLFICLKVYEYVSLATSGHGPGANDFFLYYFILTGLHLFHVCVGIGVLGFLLTQTRRDDISSTRMAAIEGGACFWHLVDLLWIFLFALLYLVS is encoded by the coding sequence GTGACGGCGGCTGCGACGGGGCCGGGCGATCCATCCGCCCGGCGGATCCCCGCCGAGTCCGGCACATGGGTGTTCCTGTTCGGCGACATGCTCGTGTTCGGCGTCTTCTTCGTCACCTTCATGGTGGAGCGGGCCAAGGCGCCCGAGCTGTTCGACGTCGCCCGCACGTCGCTGCACATCGGCGTCGGCGTCACGAACACCCTGGTCCTGCTCACCAGCTCGCTGTGCATCGTCGTGGCGCTCGGCGCGATCCGCGCAGGCGCGAAGTCGATTGCCGCCAAAGCTGTTTCGGCGGCGATCGCGTTCGGCCTGCTCTTTATCTGCCTCAAGGTCTATGAGTATGTGTCGCTGGCAACCAGCGGCCACGGCCCCGGTGCGAACGACTTCTTCCTCTACTACTTCATCCTGACCGGACTGCATCTCTTCCACGTGTGCGTCGGCATCGGCGTGCTGGGGTTCCTGCTGACGCAAACCCGCCGCGACGACATCAGCTCCACCCGGATGGCGGCCATCGAGGGTGGCGCGTGCTTCTGGCACCTCGTCGACCTGCTGTGGATCTTCCTGTTCGCGCTGCTGTACCTGGTGAGCTGA